A genomic region of Papaver somniferum cultivar HN1 chromosome 7, ASM357369v1, whole genome shotgun sequence contains the following coding sequences:
- the LOC113300510 gene encoding cyanidin 3-O-glucoside 7-O-glucosyltransferase (acyl-glucose)-like: MPTFSFILGFSVYLCLSIAIVSSNLTPKFRRDDFPSEFVFGAGTSAYQVEGAVAEDGRSPCIWDTYTHDGKAVDNSTADIAADEYHKYKEDVKLMSELGLEAYRFSISWSRLIPNGRGEINPKGLKYYNNLINELINRGIQPHVTLCHLDLPQILDDEYAGWLSPKIIEDFTAYAEVCFREFGNRVAHWTTINEPNSMSTSSYDTGRWPPQRCTNPTAGGDINCTTGNSSTEPYIAMHNALLAHASAAAIYKEKYQGKQKGVIGLNAYAFWCTSFTNSSSDIKATHRAREFLIGWTINPLVYGDYPDIMRGKVGSRLPHFTKQESELIKRSWDFIGLNHYYTVYIEDDPKNSSETALIDYFSDMGVKMAGFKDNTPVPASQFSLSSSASNPPGLLSLLNYMKDSYGNPPIYVQENGYGAPQNESLNDIERMNYVSGFIENTLRAIRNGANAKGYFVWSFLDVYEVLFGYQSRYGLVHVDLDDNQLKRTPKLSALWYSNFLKKKRNKFQDINIENKNVKIWNLE; this comes from the exons ATGCCCACTTTTTCCTTTATCTTGGGTTTCTCGGTGTATCTATGTTTATCTATAGCAATTGTATCATCAAACTTGACACCGAAATTCAGAAGAGATGATTTTCCATCTGAGTTTGTATTTGGTGCTGGAACGTCAGCTTATCAG GTAGAAGGGGCAGTAGCAGAGGATGGAAGATCACCCTGTATATGGGATACCTACACTCATGATG GTAAGGCAGTGGACAACAGTACTGCAGACATAGCCGCAGATGAATATCATAAATACAAG GAAGATGTGAAACTTATGAGTGAACTAGGTCTTGAAGCTTACAGATTTTCCATTTCTTGGTCAAGACTTATTCCAA ATGGAAGAGGGGAAATTAATCCTAAAGGCTTGAAATATTACAATAATCTTATCAATGAGCTAATTAATCGCG GAATTCAACCACATGTTACTCTCTGCCATTTGGATCTCCCTCAAATTCTTGATGATGAATATGCAGGGTGGTTAAGCCCAAAAATTAT TGAGGATTTCACTGCCTACGCAGAGGTTTGTTTTAGAGAATTTGGTAATAGGGTTGCACATTGGACTACCATTAATGAACCAAATTCAATGAGTACATCATCTTATGATACGGGTAGATGGCCCCCTCAACGATGCACAAACCCAACTGCGGGGGGAGACATTAATTGTACAACGGGAAATTCTTCAACTGAACCTTACATAGCTATGCATAATGCTTTATTAGCACATGCATCAGCTGCAGCTATTTACAAAGAAAAGTATCAA GGCAAACAAAAGGGTGTAATAGGGTTGAATGCTTATGCTTTTTGGTGTACTTCTTTTACAAATTCTAGTTCGGATATTAAAGCAACTCATAGAGCCCGTGAATTCTTAATAGGATG GACCATAAATCCTCTAGTTTATGGAGATTATCCTGACATAATGAGGGGAAAAGTTGGTTCTCGGCTCCCACATTTCACGAAACAAGAATCCGAACTCATAAAAAGATCGTGGGACTTCATCGGGTTGAACCACTATTACACAGTTTACATTGAAGATGATCCTAAGAATAGTTCAGAAACTGCTCTCATAGATTATTTTTCTGATATGGGTGTTAAAATGGCAG GTTTCAAAGACAATACACCTGTACCGGCTAGTCAGTTTTCTCTTAGTTCCTCGGCATCCAACCCTCCGGGTTTACTAAGCTTGCTTAACTACATGAAGGATTCTTATGGAAATCCTCCTATTTATGTTCAAGAAAATG GTTATGGAGCACCACAGAATGAGTCACTTAACGACATTGAGAGGATGAATTACGTGAGTGGGTTCATCGAAAACACACTTCGGGCAATCAG AAATGGAGCCAATGCAAAAGGATACTTTGTATGGTCATTCCTAGACGTTTATGAGGTATTGTTCGGGTATCAATCACGATATGGACTCGTTCATGTCGATTTGGATGACAATCAGTTGAAAAGAACACCAAAATTATCAGCTCTCTGGTACTCGAATTTTctcaagaagaagagaaataagtTCCAAGACATAAACATCGAAAATAAGAATGTAAAGATCTGGAATCTCGAATGA